In Euwallacea fornicatus isolate EFF26 chromosome 20, ASM4011564v1, whole genome shotgun sequence, a single window of DNA contains:
- the LOC136345540 gene encoding odorant receptor 67c-like yields MIIFPQCENLRTAIRSCFMMGILPLKLPFPENKKMQRAYAIYSKIIFYYFFAFIITAYIELFLVLNESPIRKDMMSLNLCVTLIYTLTFARRAIVEFSPSFQKMIYNIIEDEAKGDPIDDELIQKLDKKRIDDTNWKFRIYVYFIISVCLLYLIKPVLMGPIEETYENVTRTVRMLPISSWFPFDAQEHYKFAYISHSITCMIGGPTVLAVDLLLSSLIAYPYRQLIKLDYFLKNFQNFKRKYQTLNAIEDEEKASFFFFKYLINKHKNIIRYVNTYNKNMAYSMVFDFIQSSVQIATILTQVLGNEISLMLIVSIFVFWVTMVMRIFLYYYYANELLNMSQKLAYSIWESNWPDEGPKIKFMVFMFIMRTQKPLAFKIGPFSQMSLMSFISVLKATYSYVMLILT; encoded by the exons TAttccaaaataatattttattatttcttcgcATTCATAATCACGGCATACATTGAACTATTCTTGGTCTTGAACGAAAGCCCCATTAGAAAAGATATGATGTCTTTGAATCTATGTGTCACCCTGATATACACCCTCACTTTCGCCAGGCGAGCTATAGTAGAATTCAGCCCCAGCTTCCAGAAAATGATCTACAATATTATTGAAGATGAGGCGAAAGGAGACCCTATTGATGATGAATTG attcagaaactcgataaaaaGAGGATTGATGACACCAATTGGAAGTTTAGGATCTACGTTTACTTCATAATTTCCGTATGTTTGCTATACTTGATTAAACCTGTTCTGATGGGGCCAATTGAAGAAACATATGAGAATGTGACCAGAACTGTGAGAATGTTGCCTATCTCTTCTTGGTTTCCTTTTGATGCACAAGAACACTACAAG TTCGCGTATATAAGTCACTCTATAACTTGTATGATAGGCGGACCTACTGTATTAGCCGTCGATCTCCTCCTGAGCAGTTTGATTGCCTATCCCTATAGGCAGCTAATAAAGTTAGACTATTTCCTCaagaattttcagaattttaaacgaaaatatcaaactttgaatgcCATTGAGGACGAGGAAAAGGctagtttcttttttttcaaatatctcatTAACAAACACAAGAATATTATTCG ATATGTGAACACCTATAACAAGAACATGGCCTATTCTATGGTGTTCGATTTCATTCAGAGTTCAGTTCAAATTGCTACGATTTTAACACAAGTCTTAGGG aacgaaatttctttaatgttaATCGTATCTATATTTGTGTTCTGGGTAACCATGGTGatgaggatttttttatattattactaCGCCAATGAACTCTTGAATATG AGCCAGAAATTGGCCTACTCAATCTGGGAAAGCAATTGGCCAGACGAAGgtccaaaaatcaaattcatgGTTTTTATGTTTATCATGAGAACTCAGAAACCTCTTGCCTTCAAGATTGGTCCATTTAGTCAGATGTCGCTAATGTCTTTCATCTCT GTATTAAAGGCCACATATTCATACGTGATGCTCATTCTGACATAA